The DNA window GCCGTTCGGGCCGGCGGGATTCGTGTGCAAAGCGAAATCGAGCAGGGATTCTCCATCCCGCCTGACCAGCTCAAGATCTACCGCGACCCCGGCGACCTGCCAAAGCCCGACCTCGTCCTGATCGCGCTCAAAGCGACCGGCAACGGCGCGTACGAGTCGCTCATCGGACCGATGCTCAAGGACGACACCATCCTGCTGACGATCCAGAACGGACTCGGGAACGAAGACCAACTTGCCGACCTGTTCGGCGAAGAGCGCGTTGTCGGCGGGATGGCGTTCGTCTGCATTCATCGCACCGCACCTGGCGTCATCCACCATATCGATCACGGCTTCGTCAAAGTCGGCGACTACATCCGGCCGGGCCGTCCCTCTGCACAACCGGTGCCTCGGGTCGAGCAGATCGCCGACCTATTCAGATCGTCCGGCGTGCGTTGCGATGTGCTTGACGATCTGCGTCGCGGGCGGTGGGAGAAACTCGTCTGGAACATTCCCTTCAACGGGCTGGGCGCGGTGCTCGACCTCGCAACCGACCGACTGCTTTCCACCGACGCAGGGATGACGCTGGTCCGTCAGCTCATGCAGGAAGCGATCGCGATAGCTGCGGCTGAGGGAGTCTCGCTGCCAGCCGACACGATTGAGCGGCAAGTCACGCACACCGCGACGATGGGCGCGTATCTTTCGAGCATGCAGGTAGACCGCCGGGCCGGCAGGGCCCTCGAAATTGAAGCGATTCTGGGCGAACCGCTCCGCCGGGCACAGTTGCTCAACATTGCGACTCCCGCATTAGCAACGATCTACCAGATGGCTCGACTGATCGATCCGGCGGCCTCCATGTGAGCGATTGTCCGGTAATAGTAGATAGGATTATCCCCATTCTGGATTTCGATTTTGCATGGGCGGCGCAGGGGTATACTGATACAGGATCGACTGACCACGTGGGCTTGAATGTTGGCGCGTCGATTCGTGACTTTCAGTAACGACAGTGGAAGGTCACTCATCTCTTAACAGTGTTGCGGTAGCGTCGCGAGGAGCATCGGTCGAAGAAGTTGCCCTGACCTTGAGGGGCTTGTTTTGACGACCGGTGGCGAAGCGGAGGAATAATGCAATCGGCCCCATGGGTGGCCAGGCTTGGCCTGGCCAGCGCAGTTATTTTGGCGGGCAGTTGTATCGCCGTGCTGGCGACTCACGCTGTGAACGACCGGCGCATGCTGGCGTCGCAGCCTGGCGAAGCAGCGCCGGACTTCGAGCTGCCTATCGTCGCCGGCGACTCGCAGGCGTGTGATGGC is part of the Humisphaera borealis genome and encodes:
- a CDS encoding 2-dehydropantoate 2-reductase: MPTLQLPAQPVIAIVGVGAVGGYYGAKLIRAGHDVHLLLRSDYQAVRAGGIRVQSEIEQGFSIPPDQLKIYRDPGDLPKPDLVLIALKATGNGAYESLIGPMLKDDTILLTIQNGLGNEDQLADLFGEERVVGGMAFVCIHRTAPGVIHHIDHGFVKVGDYIRPGRPSAQPVPRVEQIADLFRSSGVRCDVLDDLRRGRWEKLVWNIPFNGLGAVLDLATDRLLSTDAGMTLVRQLMQEAIAIAAAEGVSLPADTIERQVTHTATMGAYLSSMQVDRRAGRALEIEAILGEPLRRAQLLNIATPALATIYQMARLIDPAASM